The bacterium genome includes the window TTGTTTCTCAAACAAGAGGAAATCAAGGCTTTGGCTACAACCCTTTGTTTTATGTTGAAGAACGCAAGAAAACCTTGGCAGAGATGGATATGAAAGAAAAGCTCAGTTTGGATCACCGTTCCCTAGCGTTTCAGGCTATCAGTCAAAAATTACAAAGTATCCTGTGATAATAGCGATATTAGGTTGACTTTTTTTCTCAGGCACTCTAAATAATGTGCTCTTTATCAGTCAGCAAGACTGTCTAAAATGTCGGGGCGTAGCGCAGCCTGGTAGCGCACCTGCTTTGGGAGCAGGGGGTCGTTGGTTCAAATCCAATCGCCCCGACCACTTATTTTCTAACTATCTAAAATCATTTGATAAATTTTAAAAATAGTCCTTTTGGGAAAGAAATGGGAAAGATAAAAAAATTTCATTGCTGACGGTTTTATTGTTTTGAACAAACAGCTCTAGAAATTAATATTATCCAGCGCTGTTAGCTCTTTTTGAATTTAGAGAAATTACATTATCAGATCCTCCATTATCAGGAGAAGGGTTGGATTTTTTAATTTTACCAAATTCAAAATCAACAATGGCATCACGTTGAGTTTGCTCAGTGACTTTTGCATAATGCTGAGTGATACGAAGATCCTGATGTCCTAAAGCTGCTTGAGCACCACGAATATTTCTTGTCTGGTTTGCATAGATTGATGCAAAAGAATGTCTTAAAACGTGTGTAGAGCGGTCAGGAAGGCCTAATTTTTTAAAGGCACCTTTGTATGCACGTTGGATAGCATTATACTTAATCAATTCACCTTTTCTGTGAAATACCAATTGTTGTC containing:
- a CDS encoding site-specific integrase, whose translation is CGLMWDCVNFQSQTVEIKRVCNWDLWTKQPKIRENTKTGVFRKIVMPEKLVQLLTEWKALNPGQQLVFHRKGELIKYNAIQRAYKGAFKKLGLPDRSTHVLRHSFASIYANQTRNIRGAQAALGHQDLRITQHYAKVTEQTQRDAIVDFEFGKIKKSNPSPDNGGSDNVISLNSKRANSAG